The Aptenodytes patagonicus chromosome 19, bAptPat1.pri.cur, whole genome shotgun sequence genome contains the following window.
ACTGAGATACCACAGGCTTTTTGTCTAATTATGACAATCTGTATAACATactgagggaaaaagaaagcaccAAGCCCCCGGTGAGTAGTGGGCCTTAGCCCTTTCTAAGGGTAGTTTGaacctgaagtatttttttcctttcttgtgtaaAAACACAAACTTTTCTGCACCTAGGTCTTTCATTATACCacaaaatgatatttttgtgAAAGATACTCATCTttgcctcctctttcttttccctcaccCTCAAAATGAAACTCCGGCTGGAGAACAAAACAGCCAGGGGCTGTGTTGACCTTAAGTGAATTGGATGTTGACTTCCAGCTCTGCTGGTTTGCTCAGTTATACTACATgcaggtgaaaaagaaaaggattttgagAAGTCGCTCTTTTGGATCAGGACAAAAAAATGGGAGTTGCATGAGCAGATTTTTGCCCTGGGAGGAAGAGTCACTAGTAATAAGATCTTAATAGGCAGCTATGTGCAGTGCAGCATAGTTTGACTCAGCGGGTAAAAGAATCCCATAAAAGGATGACAACAGGATGTTCTTAAGATGGAAGCAAAGTGGTCTGTATGAACAAGGGATAGAATTAAGACATATTTCCATAAGCACTGCAAATAATTATAAAGCAATAAAATTGATCAgattttttaatgcatatatgAGGCAGATACGATATTTGGTCTTGTGTTTCGATATACATCTTCCTTAACGTACTGTATTGATTTAAAGGTGTTTGAACAAAACCAGTGATGACTTAACCAAGGTGCCCAGAATGAGAAACAAATTCTTTTGTAAATAATTGGATCATAATATATATTGCCGGTCTTTTGTAGAACATATGCATATTGTTACCTTTGATTTTTAGATGcttcattttgtgtttctttatcttctttgGATTATGTTTCATTTTGTTACGGTTTTTTTCCAATGGAGTTGGGGCTATAATCCAAAGCACAGGCTTTTACATGATTTCACTTGCTGATTTGTTCTTATGCTAAACTGTTGGTTTATTCCATATTATGTAGTCATTGCACAGAATAGTATGCAAGAAAATGATTAGGGGACTACAGTACCTTAAAGGTACTTCTGATGGTGTCAGGGAAGAGTTACGTGCTCTGTTTAAAAGTAGCCTGTATAAGTCTGTCGCTAAGACCAGCTTTTAGAAACAATAATAGCAAACTACATTCAGTGATACGACtccttacatttttatgtatcacttgtataacttttttttttcatatcatcaTTAGAGAAAGTGTTTTAGAAATTTTGAATCCTGGCTGTTCTTCTGGATTTCCATTGCCTATTTTGATTGTAGAATCCAGAAGGCAACACATTTCTGTTCACCTATCTTTAAAGTACTTTCACATGCAGCTGGCATACCTTAAAATCATTATAATATACATGGTCAGCAGTTACACTAAAAAACTCAGAGGTTGGTTGATGAAAACGTTTCACCATCAAAGCAATAGTGTAAGGTAATTGAAGTGGTCTGAAACACCTTTGAATAAAACCCTTCAAGTGCTTCTCTGGGGAGTTTTGTTCTTGTCCTTCAGTTCTACAGTTCAAGTGCATATCTTCTTGGCAAAGGCTATCTTAATGTCTCCCCCCCCACTTCCAGAACATATGACTGCTCCCTTTTTTCACCTTGCATTTCAAGatgtttaatttgtattttgtgaAAGCATGTGAATTGATTAGCATATACATGAAATTAGGATAAGCAGTTTTGTCACTGTAGTAGCTTCTCTCATCCTCAAGATTCCAAAGCATCCTCAAGCGAGTTCTGCATAGCATTACCTGCTTTCAAATCAGCAATTTGAAGTAGGAAGGTAGCAGTAAGAAAACTAATATCACTGCTGATAACTATTCTACGTTTCTAACAGTAAAGACTTCCTATTAGCTGCCTTACTAATGAATTATTACACCTCTAGTCATACAGGTTTCTAAGGTTGCATTTTTCTGATTTCTACTTGGAGTCTCTCTTTGTACTAACAGAGTTCTTAAGCTCATCATTGCCTTTCTGTATTGCTTCTCATGCATATCTTACTGGAGCGCACAGCTTAAAAGCTGTGGGGTTTGAGAGTATCTGCAATATTTAACACTTAAAACACTGCTGTTCGGAACCGCTACAATTTAAGACACAGTACGTTCCAGAGGTGCCATCTAGTGGAAGTCTGCGAGGCTGTTGCTGTATATGGCTGATAGATGTGACAGAGTAGGTTTGCAGCATGAATTTGTTATTTATATTAGAATAACATGGTAACAgtaactttgttttcaaataaatgaaaactacTCAGTTCCAGAAGGAAGACACTGTCAGGATCTGTAGAATAAACACCAGGCATTTTACTGCTGGTCCCCCAGATTTCCCTAACTGTATAAGGAATACTAgttcttttcttcatattttggaAACTAGCTTAAATTTGCATAGTCCTCTGGTAAttgaggggtgtgtgtgtttcaATCTAACAAAAAGCCCTCCAAGCTTCAACAGATTTTGTCTGCCTCTGGTGGTAGCTTTAAGAATTCTGAACTGACAAGAAGAAATAGTGTCAGAAAGGTGGTGTTACTTatgttttaaaagacaaaggattactttaggatatttttttttgcatagaaaGTAATTAAGTTACTAAGCTTAAGCTAGATTTAATCaagctcttttctctttccactaGTGAAAAGATCCCTGCAATGTTAGTGTGACCAACAACATGCAGCAACTCCTTTCACATGTAACTACCAAGTTGATCTGACCACTTACATGTGTTTACACGAGGCAGAATAAAACCTGCTTCTCTATGCAACATTACACAAGGtcaaaaagaaagacatttaacCTAATTGAACAGATGTATGCAAATAAATCTTAACTAAAGAAGCATTGTTTTCACTCTGGATATGTGCTTATAGAGTTCAATTCTTTTGCAGACTGGAATCTACATGGATTACTCGGACCTATCTTCATTGTTCTGGGATTTGATCAGAGGCTGGTTTCCTCTGGTAAGCTGAATTTAATTCTTTTGAGAACAAAGCAGCTATGGCAAAATATAGGACCTTACATTACACATTTAAGATACAAGCAAGTGGAGTTAACTACTAGTCTGCATGTTAAAGAGAAGCATTTTGAATAATAAATCTGTATCCTTTGTTGTCTGCTTCCTTGGCTGTTATCTTCACTTCTCTACCATAGTTCCCCCTCTGTTTTGTTTGATGTTGGCTTGCCCCTTGTTTGGATTTAGACTGTTAGTTAACTGGAGACCCAAGCCATATCacttatgttttgggtttgttttttttcccctccaaaaacaCATTCAGAAGTCAGGTACTTAAAATTGGTTTGGTTTTAGGCATTTATTAGCAAAAAATCAGTTCTTTAACACTGGCAACAGCAGACTTATTTCCTGAGCCAGAAACATCAGACCATTTAGGTTAATAGGTACAAGGAATCAGTTCTTGTCAGTACAGCCATCACTGGACATGAGGTTGCATAGTCTCCTGTATATAGCTGTCTCTCCATGTAGGAACACATGTTGTACACACATTCAAGCTCTCTTGAAGACCTGTTTACATACTTGATTCTCACAACGAAgctcctaccaaaaaaaaaagtatagatgTATATAGTAATCAAAGGAACTGCTTCTAAAAGTGAACATAGATCCTCTGCCATAGCTACTGACCACCACTCTGCTGTCATGCTAGTAAGTTATCCTTAACATTCTGAATTTAACTATACAAGACAGTGAAACAATGAAGTTGTTCCAAGTAAACTAAAATCAAAGCAGAATTTGCTCCCTATGTACCATCCATTACAAATACTACAGAGCTAGAAGACGACTTGTGTACACCATGACCACATTATAGATCTTATTTTTGTCATATAGCGACAGAAGCAGTAGAAATCCAAAGTAAATACCAGATGGAGGTCATCTCCTTCAAGCCAGTGAGTCCAGCCCCTGTTCTTCTTCTCACCAGTCTGGACACAGACAAGTTTGTCATTTTCCCAGGTAACTAGGCTctgtggaaaaggaaacaaaaaaagtgtttctgtatGTCTTTGTCTCAGTTCTGCAATATACTCATAGACAATGTCCTTTTTTCCTGGATAAAAGGGGACCTAAATACTACTCCTGAGGGGAAATGAAACTCCTTGTCTGTAACTCAGGCTCCTACCTCTGCGTTGCATTACAAATAGCATTCTTGAAACAGTTTCAGCTCAAGTAGCTGGGCTAATAGGCATCTTAATTTTGTAATGGCCTCTTGATTTTATATATTGTCTTACCTTGCATTTTCTGTTATCCAGGCCTTTGTTATCTTCTTCAAACTCTTCTCCAATTTTGAATTGAAGCAAATAATCTCTGAACGTGCTAGTGGTGTGGATATAAAATGAATCACCATCTTGTTTGATCACTTTCTGAGGCTTCAGCATTTTTGCTATCTTGCGTGTTGCAAAGTCAATACCTTGGACAGGAAGCAAAAAAGTCAGAGTTGTATTTATCACCAGCCATTTTGACAGCCAGGACTTACCTTTATTACTACTAGAAGCATTTCTTAGATAGTTTGACATTACTGCTATgcaaggttttgggggttttttttgggtttgtttttttttttttaaagctgtatgtTACACAGATCAAGTTCTTGTACGTTTTACGCTTTGGAAACCAGTTTACTCAATTGTTGCACAATTCCTGTGCAAGATTTCTAGGACTTTGAGTCAGAAGAGTCCTTTTAGGAGTTGGGAAGAATTGGtttccccccacacacatacATCCCAAGCTTGGTCTCAGACTTACCCCTTGCTTAGCTAGAGGGAATAGTTAATGCCTATTCTTATCCTTTGTCAGAGGAAAGGCATTATGTGAATTAACAAGAAATCTTTGCACCCTATACCTTAAATAGGGTAAAATGAAGGGCAGTTCTGAAATGAATTACTCAAGCTTGCTTTCAGGACATGCCACTTGCTGTTAACACTTCTTAAGTGCAACTAGAAAACATCACACTTGTCAAAAGATTTCCTGGTTATCTGTAATGATCAGTCACCTTTAACAGACTCCTGATGTTCTTGGTAATACTGAGCTTAAAGCAGTGCTTCTAGAGTTTTTTCTACTTCTCTAGTGAATGTCGGTTTCTTTAGAGGAACGGGCCATCTATTTGGCAGGCAACTGAATTACATTGCATCCCAATAGCATGCTCAGAGTTGGGTTTTCAGGAAGGGGGATGGGTAAAATGGGGGGCTGTGTATTGATTAATTTAGTTGTTTTCATCACCTAGATTTAAAGTGTCATTTTGTAGGACCACTAGAAGTTTCTCACTTTATGCAGGCTGGGGTTGTGATTTTCTTGTCAGGGTGTTTTCAGCTACCATGTGTTGAACCATATGGCTCATTATGCAGTCTGTGTTTGAAGTGGGACTTCATTACTGTATGCATTACAGCAGTGCCAGAATCTGTCAGTCATGTTTTTACATGGTTACCAGTTTATTTTAGCATAGAGGGGTTTGAATTCAGTACTGGCAACAGCCATACCCATTAAGCCTTAACATGGTTATAAGAATGTATAAATACAAACTACTTAGAAATCTATTCTGTAGAGGTAGATACTAAATTGAAGGAAAGGCTAGGCTTAGAATAGCCATGTCCTTATCGGTAACCCTCTAGTTACTCAGCTGATCAGATATTAGCCTCCTCACTCTACTTACCCTGGCAGAAAAGTTTTTCATTCTAGCTCAACAATATTGACTTCAGTCCTTCTTTTGTTCAGTATACTGGCAACCAAGCAGGAGTAATTAAAGATAGATTGTAAATCATCAACAGGATTCTTTGCCTTTACTTTTAAGTAAGTTCCCCAATTACATGCTGAAAACAAACTGCACTTTTCACAAGATTGGTAGttatgtttcattaaaaaagccCTTTACTTAGCTGGACAATGTTTATTATCAAGGAACAGACATAATCTCTATTCCATTTGAAAACATTAACACATTAAGAGTATATTACTTAGTATTCAAACTGAGGAATAAATCCTCATTATGAGAccaccctttcctttttttttttcctaaccgaTAACACACCAGGATTAGAAACAGAGAAGAGTTCTTTCACCATGTTAAAGATACCAACTAGACAATTTAAGTAGGTCACCCAGCCAGAAAATAGATTTCATTCTAGTTGTGTATACAATAACAAACAAGGGACACTGTTGGTCATCAGTTTACACAAGTCAAAAAGGCAGAAGGgggtgggagaggcagggagaagagaaggcagcacACAGGGTCGCCTGCTGTTACTGTCTGTAATGAGCTTTGTACAAGAAAGCTAATAAAGTACCGAGAACTTTCTTAAGTTCTCCATTTAAGCACCGTTAATCTCTCTCTAAAAGGTCTGAGCAAGGTAAGAGGTTAGTTTCAAGCACTCCAGAAAAGGGATAGTTAGAGAGACTTATCAACAAGTCACAGTGGCGAAAGAAGTATTTTCTAAGCTGTTTAAAGAtaaatgacaccaagctgaacaaCTGCCTGGAAGTAGCAAATACCCAAGCgcttttttttgttacttaaCATTTCATTAACCCTAGACATAGGTTCTGTTAAGTTTGTGCTCCAAAACAAGAGAAATTGAGCGGACAGAGCAAACTCTTCCCTGTCTCTGATGAAAGCTATACAAAAAATCTACTTTTAACAAGTACTAGGCTGAGAAATTCCTGCAAGGACACTTGGGTGACAGGCTGAAGTATAGTTAATGCTGTCTGTTTATCAGTAGATAAAGATTCTTCCAttgttttttcagagaaaaaaagcttCAGCAATATCTAGGTTTTAGAAGAACTCAGCCTCTTAAAATTCAGGAGGACCCttaaggggaagggaggaaggataGAATCAGGTTTTTTTCACCTACCTAAGGCCACCATATAACCTTCAAAGTTGTCATTGCTGATAAGGTTCCAGGTTCCACTGAAATCCACAGGCATTGCCAGACTGTGGAAAGAAGATACAGTCAACCTCTGACCAAAAGGCAAAACTGAAGAAGTAGTTTTCCAACCAGGCCTTATGTAAGGAAGACTGTGGGTGGGATTACATCTCAGAGCCTTTCTGATGGAGGGGAAGGGTACTATTGCTGAGCCAATGGGTGAGAGGGTATCTGCAGATCAGCTTCAGCTGCATTGGAGGGAAAAGTTCACGGTTTCTGAAATCTTTGTGTGGAGCAAATGTTAGTAGCCCAAGAGTCACAATGCAAACCAAAAAGTGGTTTAAACCATTTGTGTCCATCTTGTATACTTTAAAGGGAATCATGGACACATTTTGTCACTACTAAAATTCCCTGCATGTACATTAGATCTGTGACTTTATGATCTGAAATCTACATATTTGTTGAAATGGTGATCTACCCACTGTAAATACACACTATATTTGAACAGACAGGGATTGACTGTTAAACTGTGGATGGTATTGTATCAGCAAATTTTACCGCAGTACCTATGACACAGTGATAGAGATAAGTATTATATCTTGTTGGTTTATGTCTGGAGTAAATAGTAGGCAGCATCATTGTCTAGTGGTTATAACAGAAAAGTGAAAGACAAATCTTGTTTGTATATGTTATTCTCTGATGTGACGCTCAACACAGCTCTACTGTGCCACAGTTTACCtgtttgtgttctgtttttttttaatgctgttagtTATATCCTAGTTAAATGAACATACGTAtacaaaattctttattttctcagATGCCTTACCGGCCAGAAAGTTTGTGTAACAGTTAGGCATGAGACAGCAGATCCAGAGGCCTGAGCTCTGTTCCCAGTTCTGCAGCTCTGTATTTATCAGTTTTCCTAGATGGGAAAGAGGGCAAATACCTGTTCTTGCAATTGCAAATTGCAAAAATCTTGCACTTTCAACTCCTAAAAATAGCCAATAACAGTAACGAATTCAAAAAGTACTCTCGTGTACATAGAAGATGTAGCTCCCTCCTTTGCTTTTTACTCTTGACATACAGTAAAGGAGAGATGACACAGAAGTTATTCCCACTGATGCTTTATTAGATGCTATACATTGTGGCAGAGGATATAGGGAGTAGAGCACAGGATGCAGCAGGTAAGCTTCAGTGTTGGACTTTATCTTCAGCAAAGAAGTGAAAGAAATCTCTTACGTGATGACCCAGGAATGTGTTTTGAAAAGTGAATAAAGAATGCTTGTCTTCGAAGAGAAAGGATATATAAGGAATTTGGAAGTGACATTTGATTTCCTTTAGAAGATACCTAATTCTCCAATCTCTTGCAGTTCCTCCATCTGTGATTACTTTTTGCAAACTGTATGCCTTCTGGCTACAATTTACCAAGTGAGAAATACGAATTTAATAATCCTGAACAACTAGGCACGCTAGAATTGCTAAGTACAGGAGAGCTAGATAACTTTGTACCTCAGTTTCCTCATCGGTAAAATGGGGAAAACAGTCATTCCCGGTCACATGTATGTTTTGAGCATTAGCTTAATTCCACTTTTTGAGTGGTCAGGTGGGACAGTAATGAGCACCACAATGAAGGCTACactaaaagaaaaacccaacatgGATGGGCAAGCAAAATCTTAACTGTGTTGCTACCATAGTAAAAAGGGAATTTGGTGTTCTGAATCTTGAATGAGGAAACTTACCTATAGCTACTACATTTATCTATTTACTGACTTGGGTTAGGCTGaataaaaagataatattttgcagagaaaattaaGTTTCCGTGAACTTTAGCTACATTTTTGGAGCTGATAGTTTGACCTATATGACTCACAAAATCATGCGAGTAGGAAATTAGGACGTCAAAGCTTGTTTCCTGTTTGCAGATGGATATTGTTCTCTAACCTATGCTAAACTaggaacagcacagagaaatgcAAATTAGTGTTTCCCCTGGACTCAAATAGTAACATTTCACCCATAATTTGTTAGTACAAGGTTATGATAGTAAAGCACTGTTGCAATACTACTGACTCTTCCAAGTAAAGAGAAGTCAGTACTTGGATAAGTCCTATGTAAAAGCCTGGATataacatttttattgaaaattaagATTATGCAGATTGTCTGGGATGTGGTGCTTCTGTCTGTAAATCAGTACTTAATCTCAAACTAAGATTTATAAAGGGTACTAGGGTTACTGTTTCAAGGCTTAGCCAAAGAATTGCCTGTGGACCTTTTTGTAAGAACTGCCGGGTGCCCTGGCCACATCCTCTAAAGGTTCATTTCTTTCTCCCTTACAAATTcccaattttctttttgtggaaagattttttttccatttccatcttAATTGCTGTGCAGCATTGAGCATCTAACACGTTCCATTAAGGATGTGGCCTCATTACAGAAGTAGATAAAgtggttcctgctgctgctgcagtatttataaaatattttgagtctGAATTACACATGTGGTGTAAGGGCCCTATGTTCTCTTAATAGAGCAGGACCAAATGcagtgatgtaaaaaaaaaaaagcctcatttttgtTTGTAGAACATCTGTGAATGCGTTATAACTCTTATATAAAGAAGTTCAGTGAACTGCATTATTCACAAAccttacattttcaaatatatagaTTCTCTTTTAGATCTAGTCCACTCTTGAAAGTTTTACCTGTCTAACATTTTTGAATAGGCCACATCAGTGACTGTGATGTTGATATTTATAACTGATTGGAACAGTAGATTGTCAGTGTGCGCTTACTTTTAGTGTTGCAACAGGCAGGTTTCTGGATCCCACTAGTAAAACAAACGATCCATATTCAGCAGTCAGTGTAATTTTTGAACAATGCTCTGTTTTGTATAGACAGAACTGTACTGACACCATTCTACCTACATGCAGTCGTCAGACATCAGATTTGGCTAATAACAGGATGACTGAAATTAGCATATTacatgcaatttattttattgaaagaCCCATCACACATAA
Protein-coding sequences here:
- the RBP7 gene encoding retinoid-binding protein 7, whose protein sequence is MPVDFSGTWNLISNDNFEGYMVALGIDFATRKIAKMLKPQKVIKQDGDSFYIHTTSTFRDYLLQFKIGEEFEEDNKGLDNRKCKSLVTWENDKLVCVQTGEKKNRGWTHWLEGDDLHLELRCENQVCKQVFKRA